In Micromonospora sp. NBC_01813, the following are encoded in one genomic region:
- a CDS encoding DUF817 domain-containing protein: MATAVWIGADLRRRAALLLRFGWVEAKSCGFAVAVFTCLALTSVVPLPIPRYDVLLICMVALTVGLWLVGWETGREVAVIAGFHLVGLALELFKVQVGSWSYPEEALTKIAGVPLYSGFMYAAVGSYICQAWRRFDLRVTAYPAVVVTVLAVAVYANFFTHHYLPDARWVLAALLLIALRRTWVHFTVGDARLRMPLALAFVLIGFFLWVAENIATFLGAWTYPDQQHVWTFVHASKFGSWSLLVTLSFVLVASVKATEGRLYGDRPEPSVTTGSA, translated from the coding sequence ATGGCGACGGCGGTGTGGATCGGTGCGGACCTGCGGCGACGGGCCGCTCTGCTCCTGCGTTTCGGCTGGGTCGAGGCGAAGTCGTGCGGCTTCGCGGTGGCGGTCTTCACCTGTCTGGCGCTGACCTCGGTCGTGCCGCTACCGATTCCCCGCTACGACGTCCTGCTGATCTGCATGGTCGCCCTGACGGTCGGGTTGTGGCTGGTCGGCTGGGAGACCGGCCGCGAGGTCGCCGTCATCGCCGGCTTCCACCTGGTCGGGCTGGCCTTGGAGCTGTTCAAGGTGCAGGTCGGCTCCTGGTCGTACCCGGAGGAAGCACTCACCAAGATCGCCGGCGTGCCGCTCTACTCCGGGTTCATGTACGCGGCGGTCGGCTCGTACATCTGCCAGGCGTGGCGCCGCTTCGACCTGCGGGTCACCGCCTACCCGGCCGTTGTGGTGACCGTGCTGGCGGTCGCCGTCTACGCCAACTTCTTCACCCACCACTATCTGCCCGACGCCCGATGGGTGCTGGCCGCGCTGCTGCTGATCGCGCTCCGGCGGACCTGGGTACACTTCACCGTCGGCGACGCCCGGCTGCGGATGCCGCTGGCGCTGGCGTTCGTGCTGATCGGGTTCTTCCTGTGGGTCGCGGAGAACATCGCGACGTTCCTCGGTGCCTGGACGTACCCGGATCAGCAGCACGTCTGGACGTTCGTGCACGCCAGCAAGTTCGGCTCCTGGTCGCTGCTGGTGACCCTGTCGTTCGTCCTGGTCGCGTCGGTCAAGGCTACCGAGGGACGGCTGTACGGCGACCGCCCCGAGCCCAGCGTGACGACGGGCTCAGCCTGA
- a CDS encoding Hsp70 family protein, with amino-acid sequence MYALGIDLGTTFTAAAVWRDGRVETVSLGGRSAAIPSVVLLRQDETFLTGEAAHRRGLSEPHRVAREFKRRLGDTTPILLGGVPQSAEALMSRLLRSVVEEVARREGGFPGSICVSHPANWGPYKMDLLRQAVRMANLDLPVSYTSEPEGAAVNYAEQLRIEPGAVVAVYDLGGGTFDAAVLRKTPTGFEILGQPEGIERLGGIDFDAAVFNHVRAALGGKLEELDEDDPAAIAAVARLRDECIQAKEALSSDTDTAIPVLLPNISTEIRLTRSELEAMVRPVLHGSIEALHRAVRSAGCSPEQLHSVLLVGGSSRMPIVSQLVGSELGRPVAVDAHPKYSVSLGAAWLAALGLPGQAGPGGLPSAPATPGMPAPAVVPTTGTYRVPPTGSGSASVPVHPVGAGAEGTPTAVGGAARRANVGATYSSRAEAVGAAGSVPTDVTATGPAGGSSAKRGRGPLVVAAAVLVVLLAGAGVTYALTSGGQDDTGGGQPVGAGNGNPTEGTGADPDQQPQDDGGEENVPEVPADEQCTDEIKSNWTWVCLTSARVANGELTVEYEAEFGGNQPSVRGGWHLHIFGSDGTSPSGDIMGDHIPHDQQGFWYIEDQEPSVIAISEPAFINSIADYPKVCARISNSAHELAQHDNGGYTTGNCVKIRYQ; translated from the coding sequence ATGTACGCACTTGGCATTGACCTCGGAACAACGTTCACCGCGGCGGCTGTCTGGCGGGACGGTCGGGTGGAAACCGTTTCGCTCGGCGGCCGCAGCGCCGCAATCCCGTCGGTGGTGCTGCTACGGCAGGACGAGACGTTTCTGACCGGTGAGGCCGCGCACCGCCGTGGGCTCTCCGAGCCACACCGGGTGGCCCGCGAGTTCAAACGACGACTCGGTGACACCACCCCGATCCTGCTCGGCGGGGTGCCGCAGTCGGCCGAAGCGCTGATGTCCCGCCTGCTCCGCTCGGTGGTGGAGGAGGTGGCCCGCCGCGAAGGCGGCTTCCCCGGCTCGATCTGCGTCTCCCACCCCGCGAACTGGGGTCCGTACAAGATGGACCTGCTTCGCCAGGCGGTGCGGATGGCCAACCTCGACCTGCCGGTCAGCTACACCTCCGAGCCGGAGGGGGCGGCGGTCAACTACGCGGAGCAACTGCGCATCGAGCCCGGCGCCGTCGTGGCGGTGTACGACCTGGGCGGCGGCACCTTCGACGCAGCGGTGCTGCGCAAGACCCCGACCGGTTTCGAGATCCTGGGCCAGCCGGAAGGCATCGAACGGCTCGGCGGCATCGACTTCGACGCGGCCGTGTTCAACCATGTCCGGGCGGCACTCGGCGGCAAGCTCGAAGAGCTCGACGAGGACGATCCGGCGGCGATCGCCGCGGTGGCCCGGCTGCGCGACGAGTGCATCCAGGCCAAGGAAGCGCTGTCGTCGGACACCGACACCGCCATCCCGGTGCTGCTGCCCAACATCTCCACGGAGATCCGGCTGACCCGCTCCGAGCTCGAGGCGATGGTCCGTCCGGTGCTGCACGGCTCGATCGAGGCACTGCACCGCGCCGTCCGGTCCGCCGGCTGCTCGCCGGAGCAACTGCACTCGGTGCTGCTCGTCGGTGGCTCGTCGCGGATGCCGATCGTCTCCCAGTTGGTCGGCTCGGAGTTGGGCCGGCCGGTGGCCGTCGACGCGCACCCCAAGTACTCGGTTTCGCTCGGGGCGGCGTGGCTGGCCGCACTGGGGCTGCCCGGACAGGCCGGGCCGGGCGGGCTGCCGTCCGCGCCGGCGACGCCCGGAATGCCGGCACCCGCCGTGGTGCCGACCACGGGGACGTACCGCGTCCCGCCCACGGGTTCGGGTTCGGCGTCGGTGCCGGTGCACCCGGTAGGCGCCGGTGCCGAGGGCACGCCGACCGCAGTCGGCGGCGCTGCCAGGCGCGCGAACGTCGGGGCAACCTATTCGTCGCGGGCAGAGGCGGTCGGCGCGGCCGGGTCCGTGCCGACCGACGTCACCGCGACCGGCCCGGCCGGGGGCTCGTCGGCCAAGCGCGGGCGTGGCCCGTTGGTGGTGGCCGCTGCGGTGCTGGTGGTGCTGCTCGCTGGCGCCGGGGTGACCTATGCGCTGACCAGCGGCGGCCAGGACGACACCGGCGGCGGGCAACCGGTGGGCGCGGGGAACGGCAACCCGACCGAGGGTACGGGAGCCGACCCCGACCAGCAGCCGCAGGACGACGGCGGCGAGGAGAACGTCCCTGAGGTGCCGGCCGACGAACAGTGCACGGACGAGATCAAGAGCAACTGGACCTGGGTCTGCCTCACCTCGGCCCGGGTCGCCAACGGCGAGCTGACCGTCGAGTACGAAGCGGAGTTCGGCGGCAACCAGCCGTCCGTCAGAGGCGGTTGGCACCTGCACATCTTCGGCAGTGACGGCACCAGCCCGTCGGGCGACATCATGGGCGACCACATCCCGCACGACCAGCAGGGATTCTGGTACATCGAGGACCAGGAGCCGTCGGTGATCGCCATCAGCGAACCGGCCTTCATCAACTCGATCGCCGACTATCCGAAGGTCTGCGCCCGGATCTCGAACTCCGCCCACGAGCTGGCACAGCACGACAACGGTGGCTACACCACCGGCAACTGCGTCAAGATCAGGTACCAGTAA
- a CDS encoding dynamin family protein, which translates to MSLIDRTRGVLNQAIEVYRGTPYERRLTAVAGRLDEPLRVAIAGRIKAGKSTLLNALVGDRLAPTDAGECTRIVTWYQDGHTYRVLALPTEGEPRQLRFSRDDGAIDVDLGDLAVDDVAQLVVTWPSQALRTVTLIDTPGIGSLSEQTSQRSWDLLVPDDEETPADAVVYLMRHLHANDVEFLRAFHDVEVSRPNPVNAIGILSRADEIGVGRLDAMASARRIAQRMSGDANIRRLVQSVVPVAGLLAETAATLTEVEVAQLRRVAELPVAQAEQLLLSADRFLQNMPELGLTSIEREALLGRFGLFGVRLSAAMLRHNPATTATELSQELTERSGLAQLREVLGSLFFERRDVLKSRSALLALADVTRICVRPGSEQVAGGVEEIIASAHPFNELRVLSSLRSGWVTGKPEVVAELEQLIGGSGAAAHQRLRLPADASAGELAAGAADALSRWQRRAESPMTSYEMSMAARVAVRSCEGMIAEQRQPW; encoded by the coding sequence ATGAGCCTGATCGACCGTACGCGCGGCGTACTCAACCAAGCCATCGAAGTCTATCGTGGTACGCCGTACGAGCGTCGGCTGACCGCCGTCGCCGGACGGCTCGACGAACCGTTGCGGGTCGCCATCGCCGGCCGGATCAAGGCCGGTAAGTCGACGTTGCTCAACGCCCTGGTCGGTGACCGGCTAGCACCCACCGACGCGGGGGAGTGCACCCGCATCGTCACCTGGTACCAGGACGGGCATACCTACCGGGTACTCGCCCTGCCCACCGAGGGCGAGCCGCGTCAACTGAGGTTCAGCCGCGACGACGGCGCCATCGACGTGGACCTCGGTGACCTGGCCGTCGACGACGTGGCCCAACTCGTGGTCACCTGGCCGTCGCAGGCGTTGCGTACCGTGACGTTGATCGACACCCCCGGCATCGGATCCCTGTCCGAACAGACCTCGCAGCGGTCCTGGGATCTGCTCGTCCCGGACGACGAGGAGACCCCCGCCGACGCGGTCGTCTACCTGATGCGTCACCTGCACGCCAACGACGTCGAGTTCCTGCGGGCCTTCCACGACGTCGAGGTGTCACGACCCAACCCGGTCAACGCCATCGGCATCCTGTCGCGGGCCGACGAGATCGGGGTCGGTCGCCTCGACGCGATGGCGTCGGCGCGGCGGATCGCGCAGCGGATGAGCGGCGACGCGAACATCCGGCGGCTGGTGCAGTCCGTCGTACCCGTCGCCGGGCTGCTGGCCGAGACCGCGGCGACCCTCACCGAAGTGGAGGTCGCGCAGCTGCGCCGGGTCGCCGAACTGCCGGTGGCCCAGGCCGAGCAGCTGCTGCTCTCCGCCGACCGCTTCCTGCAGAACATGCCCGAGCTCGGCCTGACCTCGATCGAACGGGAGGCGCTGCTGGGCCGGTTCGGCCTGTTCGGCGTCCGACTGTCCGCGGCCATGCTGCGGCACAACCCGGCCACCACCGCGACCGAGCTGTCCCAGGAGTTGACCGAGCGCAGTGGGCTCGCGCAGCTGCGGGAGGTCCTCGGCTCGCTGTTCTTCGAGCGCCGGGACGTGCTCAAATCCAGATCCGCGCTGCTCGCCCTGGCCGATGTGACCCGGATCTGCGTCCGGCCAGGTAGCGAGCAGGTGGCCGGCGGGGTCGAGGAGATCATCGCCTCGGCGCATCCGTTCAACGAACTGCGCGTGCTCTCCAGCCTGCGTTCCGGCTGGGTCACCGGAAAACCCGAGGTCGTCGCCGAGCTGGAGCAGCTGATCGGCGGCTCGGGCGCCGCGGCCCACCAGCGGCTACGGCTGCCGGCTGACGCGTCGGCCGGCGAGCTGGCCGCAGGTGCCGCCGATGCGTTGAGCCGCTGGCAACGTCGGGCCGAGAGCCCGATGACCTCGTACGAGATGTCGATGGCCGCCCGGGTGGCGGTCCGGTCATGCGAGGGCATGATCGCCGAACAACGGCAGCCCTGGTAA
- a CDS encoding LuxR C-terminal-related transcriptional regulator, whose product MQWPPVPSVDYRADAGRGGAALVTVVVGVDGAGRTHRLGEIAAAADRPVVRVTPALADDLTDCLAQARVEGAVVVVDDAHRLTPQALRALAAAARNGTAMVVARRPTIDRPELADLDEAVAAAGAVEQLGPLDPGALAALVATVLGQPPTARHLAAVQAASAGLAAVAVAVAADPDGTPPALVARLQRRITGPGGSAAALAAVLALGLGLTDDVVCAAASLDLTQAAAGMRALRDMGLLTPDGEQMIPAVARALLADLSASERRRLHETVARALLATGAEPVRAAAQLRAARARTPTAADVYRQAADQLRFTDPGAALSWYDDALDAGTDPTLVAAGRAEAATLLGLPVDLDGPTGAPSDAARLAMVAGAAAAYDGRAGRAATALLGAGDPGPVLAVAALMATGQPESARTVATGQAPLPLRRLAEASLTIGDPGEALPLMIEAAESFEQTPPAVAVPDLPHALGALVAVTAGDVSSAEYLLGRALTSGIGGPVAVNRHRLLLAWARLRTGRYDTALAELRRLDNTALPGRERLMYAGLAAGIARRSGDIAQLRTAWAVADPVLARRAVDLFQVEVVEELLVAAARLRHHQRITPILDELDGIVDRLGRPAAWAVSIGWIRLQIAVVGEDAAAAAATAARLGAVDPDGHRQQAQCRAAARWAATLAGEVDADAVLTDAADLAAAELPWESSRLIGHAAIRTTDAAAARRLLERARDLSKVEAVANDTQPDASRGGLSDREVEVARLVLDGRTHREIGTQLFLSPKTVEHHVARIRAKLGATNRAELIATLRSLLPAEA is encoded by the coding sequence ATGCAGTGGCCACCGGTGCCATCCGTAGACTACCGGGCCGATGCGGGGCGAGGAGGAGCTGCACTCGTGACTGTCGTGGTGGGTGTGGACGGTGCCGGGCGGACGCATCGGCTCGGCGAGATCGCCGCAGCCGCCGACCGACCGGTCGTACGCGTGACGCCGGCCCTCGCCGACGATCTCACCGACTGCCTCGCGCAGGCCCGGGTCGAGGGTGCGGTGGTCGTCGTCGACGACGCCCACCGGTTGACACCGCAGGCGCTGCGGGCGCTGGCCGCCGCCGCCCGCAACGGCACGGCGATGGTGGTCGCCCGAAGACCCACCATCGACCGGCCGGAGCTGGCCGACCTGGACGAGGCGGTCGCCGCCGCCGGTGCCGTCGAACAGCTCGGCCCGCTCGACCCGGGCGCGCTGGCCGCACTGGTGGCCACCGTGCTCGGCCAGCCGCCGACAGCGCGACACCTGGCGGCGGTCCAGGCGGCCTCGGCCGGCCTGGCCGCCGTCGCGGTCGCGGTCGCGGCCGACCCGGACGGCACACCGCCGGCGCTGGTCGCCCGGCTGCAACGCCGGATCACCGGGCCGGGCGGTAGCGCGGCGGCGCTGGCCGCTGTCCTCGCGCTCGGACTCGGGCTCACCGACGACGTGGTCTGTGCCGCGGCCAGCCTGGACCTGACACAGGCGGCGGCCGGGATGCGGGCCCTGCGCGACATGGGACTGCTGACACCCGACGGCGAACAGATGATTCCGGCGGTCGCCCGCGCGTTGCTGGCCGACCTGTCCGCGTCGGAACGGCGACGACTGCACGAGACCGTGGCGCGGGCGCTGCTGGCCACCGGCGCGGAGCCGGTCCGCGCCGCCGCGCAGCTCCGCGCCGCGCGGGCCCGGACACCGACCGCCGCCGACGTGTACCGGCAGGCCGCCGACCAGCTCCGCTTCACCGACCCCGGCGCCGCACTGTCCTGGTACGACGATGCGCTCGACGCCGGTACCGACCCGACCCTGGTGGCCGCCGGTCGGGCCGAAGCCGCGACGCTGCTCGGCTTGCCGGTCGACCTGGACGGACCCACCGGCGCACCGTCCGACGCGGCCCGGCTCGCGATGGTCGCCGGTGCCGCCGCCGCCTACGACGGCCGGGCCGGGCGGGCGGCCACGGCGCTGTTGGGTGCCGGCGACCCTGGTCCGGTGCTGGCCGTCGCGGCGTTGATGGCCACCGGCCAACCCGAATCGGCGCGAACGGTGGCCACCGGCCAGGCACCGCTGCCGTTGCGGCGCCTGGCTGAGGCGTCACTGACGATCGGCGACCCGGGCGAGGCCCTGCCACTGATGATCGAGGCGGCCGAGAGTTTCGAGCAGACCCCGCCGGCCGTCGCGGTACCCGACCTGCCACACGCGCTCGGCGCGCTGGTGGCAGTGACCGCAGGGGACGTCTCCTCCGCCGAGTACCTGCTGGGGCGGGCCCTGACGAGCGGGATCGGCGGGCCGGTCGCGGTGAACCGGCATCGTCTGCTGTTGGCCTGGGCCCGGCTGCGGACCGGCCGGTACGACACCGCGCTGGCTGAGCTGCGCCGCCTCGACAACACCGCGCTGCCCGGCCGCGAACGGCTGATGTACGCCGGTCTCGCCGCCGGTATCGCCCGGCGCAGCGGGGACATCGCCCAGTTGCGTACGGCGTGGGCGGTCGCCGACCCGGTGCTGGCCCGGCGGGCGGTGGATCTGTTCCAGGTCGAGGTGGTCGAGGAGTTGCTGGTCGCGGCGGCCCGGCTACGCCACCACCAGCGGATCACGCCGATCCTCGACGAGTTGGACGGCATCGTCGACCGGCTCGGCCGACCGGCCGCCTGGGCCGTCTCGATCGGCTGGATCCGGCTGCAGATAGCGGTCGTCGGCGAGGACGCGGCCGCCGCCGCCGCCACTGCGGCCCGGCTCGGTGCCGTCGATCCGGACGGCCACCGGCAGCAGGCCCAGTGTCGCGCCGCCGCCCGGTGGGCGGCCACGCTCGCCGGTGAGGTCGACGCGGACGCCGTGCTGACCGACGCCGCCGACCTCGCCGCGGCCGAGCTGCCCTGGGAGTCGTCGAGGTTGATCGGGCACGCGGCCATCCGGACCACCGACGCGGCGGCCGCCCGCCGACTGCTGGAGCGGGCCCGGGATCTATCCAAGGTGGAGGCTGTGGCCAACGACACACAGCCGGATGCCTCCCGGGGTGGCCTGTCGGACCGGGAGGTGGAAGTAGCACGGTTGGTGTTGGATGGTCGCACCCACCGCGAGATCGGGACGCAACTTTTCTTGTCTCCCAAGACAGTCGAGCACCACGTGGCCCGGATCCGGGCCAAGCTGGGCGCCACCAACCGGGCCGAGTTGATCGCCACGCTGCGCAGCCTGCTGCCGGCGGAGGCCTAA
- a CDS encoding dynamin family protein, whose product MTTTTAPPDADGTLQRATQIVDLALRACEAYERTDLAGRLAAIRQTLADPVVHVVVVGEFKQGKSSLVNALVGTKICPVDDDVATVLPTYIRYGQESSAQLLFNDDPARREPLAVDRVRDVVLENDVEGTPDGVAGVEVRLPRKLLANGLVMVDTPGVGGLGSVHAAASLAAATMADALLFVTDAAQELTRSELDFLRQAREVCPTVVCVITKTDFYPQWRKIRDLDAGHLGSELEMPIIPVSSALRLRAVTANDKDLNVESGFPELVKFVTQRVAGGAASRVATQAAASVVGICEQIENQFQAEHAALADPAAAAKVVDELTAVKQRVEALKAAAAKWQQTLTDGVSDLNSDVDHDLRARLRRILEEADAAIEEIDPADAWDETERWLQARVSHELLANYMMLRDQAIVLSDEVATHFQEAAGQVLRQVAVTDPVQLVGSAQVEHKIELAKMKLGKQAMVALKSAYGGALMFVMLGSLTGIALGPIGIGIGLVMGRKGLRDEKKRQRANRQGQAKNAVRRYCDEVSFVMTKDSRDTLRRIQRQLRDHYSALAEELSRSNAKALSAASEAAQRTKAERETRLRDLKAELDRLRQLREHATAIVG is encoded by the coding sequence TTGACCACCACCACGGCACCACCTGACGCTGACGGCACACTCCAACGGGCGACCCAGATCGTCGACCTCGCGTTGCGCGCCTGTGAGGCGTACGAACGCACCGACCTCGCCGGCCGGTTGGCAGCCATCCGGCAGACCCTGGCCGACCCGGTGGTGCACGTCGTCGTCGTCGGCGAGTTCAAACAGGGCAAGAGTTCGCTCGTCAACGCACTGGTCGGGACGAAGATCTGCCCGGTCGACGACGACGTCGCCACCGTGCTGCCGACCTACATCCGATACGGGCAGGAGTCGTCGGCGCAGCTGCTGTTCAATGACGACCCGGCCCGGCGGGAGCCACTCGCGGTCGACCGGGTCCGCGACGTGGTGCTGGAGAACGACGTCGAGGGCACCCCCGACGGTGTCGCCGGGGTTGAGGTCCGGCTGCCGCGCAAGCTGCTCGCCAACGGCCTCGTCATGGTCGACACCCCCGGTGTCGGCGGGCTCGGCTCGGTCCACGCGGCGGCCAGCCTGGCCGCCGCGACGATGGCCGACGCGCTGCTGTTCGTCACCGACGCCGCCCAGGAGCTCACCCGAAGCGAGCTGGACTTCCTGCGGCAGGCCCGCGAGGTGTGCCCCACCGTGGTGTGCGTGATCACCAAGACCGACTTCTATCCACAGTGGCGCAAGATTCGCGACCTGGACGCCGGACACCTGGGCAGCGAGCTGGAGATGCCGATCATCCCGGTCTCGTCCGCGCTGCGGCTGCGCGCCGTGACCGCCAACGACAAGGATCTCAACGTCGAATCCGGCTTCCCGGAGCTGGTCAAGTTCGTGACCCAACGGGTGGCCGGCGGAGCAGCCAGCCGGGTGGCCACCCAGGCCGCGGCCTCGGTCGTCGGGATCTGCGAGCAGATCGAGAACCAGTTCCAGGCCGAACACGCCGCACTGGCAGACCCGGCGGCCGCCGCCAAGGTGGTGGACGAGCTCACCGCGGTGAAGCAGCGGGTCGAGGCGCTCAAGGCGGCCGCCGCGAAGTGGCAACAAACGCTGACCGACGGGGTCTCCGATCTCAACAGCGACGTCGACCACGATCTACGGGCCCGGCTTCGCCGGATCCTCGAGGAAGCCGACGCCGCGATCGAGGAGATCGACCCCGCCGATGCCTGGGACGAGACGGAGCGTTGGCTGCAGGCCCGGGTCTCCCATGAGCTGCTCGCCAACTACATGATGCTCCGGGACCAGGCGATCGTCCTGAGTGACGAGGTGGCCACCCACTTCCAGGAGGCAGCCGGCCAGGTGCTTCGCCAGGTCGCGGTCACCGACCCGGTGCAGCTGGTCGGCAGCGCCCAGGTGGAGCACAAGATCGAGCTGGCGAAGATGAAGCTCGGCAAGCAGGCGATGGTGGCGCTCAAGAGTGCCTACGGCGGTGCGCTGATGTTCGTCATGCTGGGTTCGTTGACCGGTATCGCCCTCGGCCCGATCGGAATCGGGATCGGGCTGGTGATGGGTCGCAAAGGTCTGCGCGACGAAAAGAAGCGGCAGCGCGCGAACCGGCAGGGCCAGGCCAAGAACGCCGTACGGCGCTACTGCGACGAGGTCAGCTTCGTGATGACCAAGGACTCGCGAGACACGCTGCGCCGGATTCAGCGTCAGCTCCGGGACCACTACAGCGCCCTGGCCGAGGAGCTGTCCCGCTCGAACGCCAAGGCGCTGAGCGCCGCGTCGGAGGCCGCCCAGCGGACCAAGGCCGAGCGGGAGACCCGGCTACGCGATCTGAAGGCTGAACTGGACCGGCTTCGCCAACTGCGGGAACACGCCACAGCCATCGTCGGCTGA